A region of Flavobacterium indicum GPTSA100-9 = DSM 17447 DNA encodes the following proteins:
- a CDS encoding anthranilate synthase component I family protein, which produces MKNYKLHSTTKKIVADTLTPVSIYLKIRDKFPNSILLESSDYHAKDNSFSFICCQPMAFFKLENSKITIEFLGEIVEEKMINPNQAMAELDRFKNQFTVQSNADFQINGLFGYMSYDAVQYFEKIAIHSKSDENSIPEMYYALYQTCIAINHFKNEAYIVTISENENVYNSEIEQLLQTKNFATFSFARNGDLHSNLEDNDFKERVNLAKRHCKRGDVFQLVLSRRFEQEFKGDEFNVYRALRSINPSPYLFYFDYGNFKLFGSSPEAQIKITDSIAEIHPIAGTFKRTGNDEQDALLAKKLAEDEKENSEHVMLVDLARNDLSRNCSDVTIEKYKEVQFFSHVIHLVSKVTGKLKHKNALQVVAETFPAGTLSGAPKVKAMQLIEEIETTNRSFYGGAVGFLDFNGNFNHAIMIRTFLSKNHTLYFQAGAGIVERSSEENELQEVYNKLNALNKALEVAETI; this is translated from the coding sequence ATGAAAAATTATAAATTACATAGTACAACAAAAAAAATAGTAGCTGATACCTTAACTCCGGTTAGCATTTACTTAAAAATTAGAGATAAATTCCCAAACAGTATTTTATTAGAAAGTAGTGATTATCATGCTAAAGACAATAGTTTTTCTTTTATTTGTTGTCAGCCAATGGCTTTTTTCAAACTAGAAAATTCTAAAATAACAATTGAGTTTTTAGGTGAAATTGTTGAAGAAAAAATGATTAATCCTAACCAGGCCATGGCAGAATTAGACCGTTTTAAAAACCAATTTACGGTGCAATCAAATGCCGATTTTCAGATCAATGGGTTGTTCGGATATATGAGTTATGATGCGGTACAATATTTTGAAAAAATTGCAATTCATTCAAAATCGGATGAAAATTCAATTCCAGAAATGTATTATGCACTTTATCAGACGTGCATTGCAATCAATCATTTCAAAAATGAAGCTTATATTGTAACTATATCTGAAAATGAAAACGTTTATAATTCAGAAATTGAACAACTTTTACAGACTAAAAATTTTGCCACATTTTCATTTGCAAGAAATGGAGATTTGCATTCAAATTTAGAAGATAACGATTTTAAAGAGCGGGTTAACTTAGCTAAAAGACATTGTAAAAGAGGCGATGTTTTTCAATTGGTTTTGTCAAGACGGTTTGAACAAGAATTTAAAGGTGACGAATTCAATGTTTACAGGGCTTTAAGAAGTATAAATCCGTCACCCTACTTGTTTTATTTTGATTATGGTAATTTTAAATTATTTGGGTCTTCTCCTGAAGCTCAAATCAAAATTACAGATTCAATTGCTGAAATTCATCCGATTGCGGGTACATTTAAGAGAACTGGGAATGATGAACAAGACGCTTTATTGGCAAAAAAATTAGCAGAAGATGAAAAAGAAAATAGCGAACATGTTATGTTGGTGGATTTAGCCCGAAATGATTTAAGTAGAAATTGTTCTGATGTGACGATAGAAAAGTATAAAGAGGTGCAGTTTTTTTCTCATGTAATTCATTTAGTTTCAAAAGTTACAGGTAAATTGAAACATAAAAATGCACTGCAAGTTGTAGCCGAAACATTTCCTGCCGGTACATTATCTGGAGCCCCTAAAGTTAAAGCGATGCAATTAATCGAAGAAATAGAAACCACCAATAGAAGTTTTTATGGAGGAGCAGTTGGATTTTTAGATTTTAACGGTAATTTTAATCACGCTATTATGATTCGAACCTTTTTAAGTAAAAACCATACGCTTTATTTTCAAGCTGGAGCTGGTATCGTGGAGCGTTCATCTGAAGAAAATGAATTACAAGAAGTATATAATAAATTGAATGCCTTAAATAAGGCTTTGGAAGTAGCAGAAACCATTTAA
- a CDS encoding DUF2911 domain-containing protein yields the protein MKNKLLLGILFVATIVQAQIKIPQASPLSKVQQVVGLTTIDINYSRPSAKGRPVYGELVPYGKNWRTGANENTTISFSEDVTISGKLLPKGKYALYTTPKADAWDIIFYKDVSNWGLPEVWDEAEVALRVSVSPQVLPTHIETFTISIDNVTTDSATLDLSWEKTFVSLKFEVPTQKVVIKNINQTLEGPTANDYFTSAQYFYQSNSDFNKALEWINKAIALSKEPEVPFWYYRLKSLIQYKLGDIKAAIESAKISLAGATKANNQDYIKQNTDSINVWSKK from the coding sequence ATGAAGAACAAGTTATTATTAGGGATATTATTTGTAGCTACAATAGTTCAGGCACAAATTAAAATTCCTCAAGCAAGTCCATTATCAAAAGTACAGCAAGTTGTAGGTTTAACAACAATTGATATTAATTATTCTAGACCTAGTGCTAAAGGAAGACCTGTTTATGGTGAATTAGTACCCTATGGAAAAAATTGGCGAACGGGAGCAAATGAAAATACAACAATTTCTTTTAGTGAAGACGTTACAATTTCTGGAAAGTTATTACCAAAAGGGAAATATGCTTTATATACTACACCAAAGGCAGATGCTTGGGACATTATTTTTTATAAAGATGTATCTAATTGGGGGTTACCAGAAGTTTGGGATGAAGCTGAAGTAGCCTTACGAGTTTCTGTTTCGCCACAAGTTTTACCTACACATATTGAAACATTTACTATTTCGATTGATAATGTAACTACTGATTCTGCAACATTAGATTTGTCTTGGGAGAAGACATTTGTATCATTGAAATTTGAAGTTCCAACGCAAAAAGTGGTAATTAAAAATATAAATCAAACTTTAGAAGGTCCAACGGCAAATGATTATTTTACTTCTGCACAATATTTCTATCAATCCAATTCTGATTTTAACAAAGCATTAGAGTGGATTAATAAAGCCATTGCATTGAGTAAAGAGCCTGAAGTTCCGTTTTGGTATTACAGATTAAAGTCATTAATTCAATATAAGTTAGGAGATATAAAAGCGGCTATTGAATCGGCTAAAATTTCTCTAGCTGGGGCGACTAAAGCAAATAATCAAGATTACATTAAACAGAATACAGACAGTATAAATGTTTGGTCTAAAAAATAA
- a CDS encoding cysteine desulfurase family protein: MQKIYLDNAATTPLRKEVIEEMVHVLTHDFGNPSSTHSFGRSAKTIIETSRKTIAKQLNCSAQEIIFTSSATESTNWILHQFVSNLGVKRILSSKIEHHATLHTLEHLAKEFGIQVEYVTIEKNGAINLNHLENLLEDSVKTAVCLMHVNNEIGTVLDLKKVSDLCQKNNAYFFCDTVQSIGKTEIDLKEIPVDFIIASAHKFHGPKGVGFVYIKKNILINPMLYGGEQEKGMRAGTEATHQIAGLAKALELSYLKLNEEREYISNLKQYCLSKLQESLPATTVNGENTFYNILNITLPISEEKTAMILFNLDMKGIAVSRGSACQSGSIKPSHVLAAFLPEEDLKKPSLRISFSHYNTKEEIDLFVSEITKI; this comes from the coding sequence ATGCAAAAAATATATTTAGATAATGCCGCTACTACTCCACTTCGCAAAGAAGTTATTGAAGAAATGGTACATGTTCTAACACATGATTTTGGAAATCCATCATCTACACATTCCTTCGGAAGAAGTGCTAAAACAATAATAGAAACTTCTCGAAAAACCATAGCGAAACAGTTAAATTGTTCTGCACAAGAAATTATTTTTACGAGTAGTGCTACTGAATCTACGAATTGGATTTTACATCAATTTGTTTCTAATTTGGGGGTAAAAAGAATCCTATCCAGCAAAATTGAACACCACGCAACATTGCATACGCTGGAACATTTAGCAAAAGAATTTGGTATTCAAGTTGAATATGTTACAATTGAAAAAAATGGGGCAATTAATCTTAACCATTTAGAAAATTTACTTGAAGATTCCGTTAAAACTGCCGTATGTTTAATGCATGTAAACAATGAAATAGGAACTGTTTTAGATTTAAAAAAGGTATCCGACTTATGTCAAAAAAATAATGCCTATTTTTTTTGTGATACAGTACAATCAATAGGGAAAACAGAAATTGACTTAAAAGAAATTCCAGTCGACTTTATTATTGCAAGTGCACATAAATTTCATGGCCCCAAAGGAGTTGGTTTTGTGTATATCAAAAAGAATATTCTAATTAATCCCATGTTATATGGAGGCGAACAAGAAAAAGGAATGCGTGCTGGTACTGAAGCCACTCATCAAATCGCGGGTTTAGCAAAAGCATTAGAATTAAGCTATTTAAAATTAAATGAAGAACGAGAATATATTTCAAATTTAAAACAATATTGTCTATCAAAATTACAAGAATCCTTACCGGCGACTACTGTTAATGGGGAAAATACTTTTTATAATATTTTAAATATAACCCTGCCAATTTCTGAAGAAAAAACCGCCATGATTTTATTTAATTTAGATATGAAAGGAATTGCTGTTTCTAGAGGAAGTGCTTGCCAAAGCGGGAGCATTAAACCTTCTCATGTTTTAGCGGCTTTTTTACCAGAAGAAGATTTAAAAAAACCTTCGTTACGAATTTCATTTAGTCATTACAACACTAAAGAAGAAATTGATTTATTTGTAAGTGAAATTACAAAAATTTAA
- the trpC gene encoding indole-3-glycerol phosphate synthase TrpC, which produces MNILDKIVIDKIREVELKKQLFSIKQLEQTSLFNVRTLSLSKIIKGMGLGIIAEHKRKSPSKSIINQSLSVDFITQGYQNAGAAGLSVLTDMKYFGGSLEDLHLAKSATTIPLLRKEFIISEYQIIEAKAHGADAVLLIAAILTREEIKQFSELAHSLGLEVLLEVHSREELEKSIMPSLDLIGVNNRNLKTFEVSLDTSRSLSSLIPDDFVKVSESGINEAEAVVQLMQYGFEGFLIGENFMKTDDPGASLYEFMKEIKTMVSNED; this is translated from the coding sequence ATGAATATATTGGATAAAATTGTGATAGATAAAATAAGAGAAGTAGAATTAAAAAAGCAACTTTTCTCCATTAAACAACTAGAACAAACTTCATTGTTTAATGTAAGAACCCTTTCATTAAGTAAAATTATAAAAGGAATGGGATTAGGAATTATAGCCGAACATAAAAGGAAGTCACCTTCAAAATCAATCATAAATCAATCATTAAGCGTTGATTTTATAACGCAAGGCTATCAAAATGCAGGTGCAGCTGGATTGTCGGTTTTAACAGATATGAAGTACTTTGGTGGTTCATTAGAGGATTTGCATCTTGCTAAAAGTGCTACAACAATCCCATTATTAAGAAAAGAATTTATTATAAGTGAATATCAAATTATTGAAGCTAAAGCACATGGAGCTGATGCGGTTTTGCTTATTGCGGCAATTCTAACACGAGAAGAAATTAAACAATTTTCAGAATTGGCACATTCTTTAGGTTTAGAAGTTTTGTTGGAAGTTCACAGTAGAGAAGAATTGGAAAAATCAATAATGCCTTCACTCGACTTAATTGGTGTTAATAATAGAAACTTAAAAACATTTGAAGTAAGTTTAGATACAAGTCGATCGTTAAGTAGTTTAATTCCAGATGATTTTGTTAAAGTTTCAGAAAGTGGTATTAATGAAGCGGAAGCTGTAGTTCAATTAATGCAATATGGTTTTGAAGGTTTTTTAATTGGAGAAAATTTTATGAAAACCGATGATCCTGGAGCATCCTTATATGAGTTTATGAAAGAAATAAAAACAATGGTTTCAAATGAAGACTAA
- a CDS encoding SRPBCC family protein, with protein sequence MKIYRLHTKQNLPISKETAWSFLSDPKNLKTITPDYMSFDILSGADRKMFPGQIIQYIVTPILGIKTKWVTEITHVVEDEYFVDEQRFGPYSLWHHKHFIKEIEGGVEMEDIIDYKIPFGWIGQLMHPILVKPKLDEIFAYRRKKLIELFGEFK encoded by the coding sequence ATGAAAATATACCGCTTACATACGAAACAAAATTTACCTATTTCTAAAGAAACCGCATGGTCATTTTTGTCTGATCCAAAAAACTTAAAAACCATTACTCCGGATTATATGAGTTTTGATATTTTAAGTGGAGCTGATAGAAAAATGTTTCCGGGACAAATTATTCAATACATAGTTACTCCTATATTAGGTATAAAAACAAAATGGGTAACTGAAATTACTCATGTTGTAGAAGATGAATATTTTGTTGATGAGCAACGATTTGGGCCTTATTCTCTCTGGCATCATAAACATTTTATAAAAGAAATTGAAGGAGGAGTTGAAATGGAAGATATAATTGATTATAAAATTCCATTTGGATGGATAGGACAATTAATGCATCCTATTCTAGTAAAGCCAAAATTAGATGAAATTTTTGCCTACAGAAGAAAGAAATTAATTGAACTTTTTGGTGAATTTAAATAA
- the trpD gene encoding anthranilate phosphoribosyltransferase, with translation MKTILNKLINHEILSKEEAKATLIGISEGKYNVSQVTAFLTVYLMRSITIDELIGFREALLQLCIPVDFSEYETIDLCGTGGDNKDTFNISTLASFIVAGAGIKVAKHGNYGVSSISGSSNVMEKMGVKFTTNLEFLKRSIEKTNVAILHAPLFHPAMKFVAPIRKELGVKTFFNMLGPMVNPSFPKHQMVGVFSLELARMYAYLYQNTSTNYAILHGLTGFDEISLTDDVKIITPEIEATVNATNFGLKKIDLESIKGGVTIDDSAALFYKIINGEGTVQQNQVVCANAAQAIALVENCTLLEGYERAKESLESKKALKSLTQLIQLSHEYIG, from the coding sequence ATGAAAACAATTTTAAATAAATTAATTAATCATGAGATTCTTTCAAAAGAAGAAGCTAAAGCAACGTTGATTGGAATTTCAGAAGGAAAATATAACGTGAGTCAAGTTACGGCTTTTTTGACCGTTTATTTGATGCGAAGTATAACTATTGATGAATTAATAGGATTTAGAGAAGCGTTATTGCAGCTCTGTATTCCTGTCGATTTTTCTGAATACGAAACCATAGATTTATGTGGAACAGGAGGCGATAATAAAGATACATTTAATATTTCAACATTGGCATCATTTATTGTGGCTGGAGCCGGAATTAAAGTAGCCAAACATGGCAATTATGGTGTTTCTTCTATTTCTGGTTCCAGTAATGTGATGGAAAAAATGGGGGTGAAATTCACAACCAATCTAGAATTCTTAAAACGTTCTATTGAAAAGACAAATGTTGCCATATTGCATGCTCCGTTATTTCATCCTGCTATGAAATTTGTTGCTCCAATACGAAAAGAATTAGGGGTTAAAACCTTTTTTAACATGTTGGGTCCTATGGTAAATCCATCATTTCCTAAACATCAAATGGTTGGCGTATTTAGTTTGGAATTAGCTCGTATGTATGCGTATTTGTATCAAAACACCTCAACGAATTATGCCATTTTACATGGATTGACTGGTTTTGATGAAATATCATTAACAGATGACGTTAAAATAATTACTCCAGAAATTGAAGCTACTGTAAATGCGACCAACTTTGGATTAAAGAAAATTGATTTAGAATCTATTAAAGGCGGGGTCACAATTGATGATTCGGCAGCATTATTTTACAAAATAATTAATGGAGAAGGAACCGTTCAACAAAATCAAGTAGTTTGTGCAAATGCCGCACAAGCCATTGCTTTAGTGGAAAATTGTACATTATTAGAAGGATATGAAAGAGCTAAAGAAAGTTTAGAAAGTAAAAAAGCACTAAAAAGTTTAACCCAATTAATACAGTTAAGTCATGAATATATTGGATAA
- a CDS encoding Smr/MutS family protein: MNTTFTIGDTVMVLDDSLEGKVVGFNKDHYIKIETTEGFILEYKPNEIIKISNEETQIQFNQSVSQVLAEKEPTKKKKSPLIKPSKKDQMVFEVDLHLEKIISGKNHNLTNFDKLTIQLDEAKRAIDFAINKRYQRVVLIHGVGEGVLKSELEYLLKRYDNLVVQEANYSRYGLGAMEIYIKQN; the protein is encoded by the coding sequence ATGAATACTACATTTACTATTGGCGATACTGTAATGGTATTGGATGATTCTTTAGAAGGAAAAGTTGTTGGCTTTAATAAAGATCATTACATAAAAATTGAAACAACTGAAGGTTTTATTTTAGAATACAAACCCAATGAAATCATAAAAATTTCAAATGAAGAAACACAGATACAATTTAACCAAAGTGTATCTCAAGTTTTGGCAGAAAAAGAACCTACAAAAAAGAAAAAATCGCCTCTAATTAAACCATCCAAAAAAGATCAAATGGTTTTTGAAGTCGATTTGCATTTAGAAAAAATCATTTCAGGCAAAAACCATAACCTGACTAATTTTGACAAATTAACCATTCAATTGGACGAAGCAAAAAGAGCGATTGATTTTGCAATAAACAAACGCTATCAAAGAGTGGTATTAATTCACGGTGTAGGTGAAGGGGTATTAAAATCTGAATTAGAATATTTATTAAAAAGATACGATAATTTAGTCGTACAAGAGGCCAATTACAGTCGATACGGATTAGGGGCAATGGAAATTTATATTAAACAAAATTAA
- a CDS encoding anthranilate synthase component II, which yields MKVVVIDNYDSFTYNLVHYLEDLGAEVTVYRNDEFELEELQRFEKILLSPGPGVPDEAGLLIEVIKKYAPTKDIFGVCLGLQAIGEVFGGTLVNLSEVFHGVASIVTTIEEDILFNDLPNQIEVGRYHSWVVSNENLPSDLIITSVDSNNQIMSLKHKTLNVRGVQYHPESVLTPLGKKILENWLNN from the coding sequence ATGAAAGTAGTAGTAATTGATAATTATGATAGTTTTACCTATAATTTAGTTCATTATCTGGAAGATTTAGGTGCCGAAGTTACGGTTTATAGAAACGACGAATTTGAATTAGAGGAATTACAAAGATTCGAAAAAATACTTTTATCGCCTGGACCCGGTGTTCCAGATGAAGCGGGTTTATTAATAGAGGTGATAAAAAAATATGCTCCAACGAAAGATATTTTTGGTGTATGTTTAGGATTGCAAGCCATTGGAGAGGTTTTTGGCGGGACATTAGTTAATTTAAGTGAAGTTTTTCATGGAGTTGCTTCCATTGTAACTACAATTGAAGAGGATATTTTATTTAATGATTTACCCAATCAAATTGAAGTAGGCAGGTACCATTCTTGGGTGGTTTCTAACGAAAATTTACCTTCTGATTTAATTATTACTTCTGTAGATTCAAATAATCAAATCATGTCTTTAAAGCATAAAACATTGAATGTTCGAGGGGTTCAATACCATCCAGAAAGTGTATTAACACCGCTCGGAAAGAAAATTCTAGAAAATTGGCTTAACAATTAA